In one window of Primulina tabacum isolate GXHZ01 chromosome 8, ASM2559414v2, whole genome shotgun sequence DNA:
- the LOC142552596 gene encoding pantothenate kinase 1-like isoform X1 translates to MEGVGIQERKQTLDQVSHVALDIGVSFAIPLLVGTLIKVVYFSSSSNCSSDHKNIGSSDDGIDAFSGNLNYHLSGRLHFLKFETSKICECVQFISSKLLHHNGDRDDEKQANHKTRIKATGGGAFKFAELFKDKLGIILDKVDEMSSLVAGANFLLKAVHHEAFTYMDGQKEYVQIDQEDLYPYLLVNIGSGVSMIKVESDSKFERVSGTSVGGGTFWGLGKLLTKCKSFDELLELSHQGNNRVIDMLVGDIYGGMDYSKIGLTSTAIASSFGKAISKNKELEDYRAEDVARSLLRMISNNIGQIAYLNALRFGLKRIFFGGFFIRGHAYTMDTISVAVHYWSKGEAKALFLCHEGFLGALGSFLSFKGNGFAEVMYESTGQNSSSQNNLVCTGDRIKSSADNCVKHYGCIECKMEKQTENLHFL, encoded by the exons ATGGAGGGTGTTGGGATTCAAGAGAGAAAGCAGACTTTGGATCAAGTTTCGCATGTTGCCCTTGATATTGGAG TAAGCTTCGCCATACCTCTTTTGGTAGGTACTCTCATTAAGGTGGTGTACTTCTCAAGCAGCAGTAATTGTTCCAGTGATCATAAAAATATTGGGTCTTCAGATGACGGAATAGATGCATTCAGTGGCAACTTAAATTACCATCTAAGTGGGAGGCttcattttttgaaatttgaaactAGCAAGATATGTGAATGCGTGCAATTTATTTCGTCCAAGCTCCTTCACCACAACG GTGATCGGGACGATGAGAAACAGGCCAATCACAAAACTAGGATCAAG GCTACCGGTGGTGGGGCATTCAAGTTTGCTGAATTATTCAAAGATAAGCTTGGTATTATTTTGGATAAGGTTGACGAGATGAGTTCTCTTGTTGCTGGAGCTAATTTTCTACTCAAG GCAGTACATCATGAAGCCTTTACATATATGGATGGTCAAAAGGAGTATGTACAAATTGATCAAGAAGATTTGTATCCTTATCTTCTTGTTAATATTGGGTCTGGGGTAAGCATGATCAAG GTAGAAAGTGACAGCAAGTTTGAGCGAGTCAGTGGAACAAGTGTTGGTGGTGGTACATTTTGGGGCTTGGGAAAACTTTTGACCAAATGCAAAAG TTTCGATGAATTGTTAGAATTGAGTCACCAGGGAAACAACAGAGTGATAGACATGCTTGTTGGAGACATATATGGTGGAATGGATTACTCGAAG ATTGGCCTCACATCAACAGCCATTGCTTCTAGCTTTGGTAAAGCAATATCCAAGAACAAAGAGCTGGAAGATTATAGAGCTGAAGATGTAGCAAGGTCCCTCTTAAGAATGATCTCAAATAATATTGGACAG ATAGCTTACTTGAATGCTTTACGCTTCGGACTCAAACGGATTTTTTTTGGAGGATTTTTCATTCGAGGTCATGCATACACAATGGACACTATTTCTGTCGCGGTTCATTACTG GTCAAAAGGTGAAGCAAAAGCTTTATTTTTGTGTCACGAAGGGTTTCTTGGGGCTTTGGGATCATTTTTGAGCTTCAAAGGGAATGGTTTTGCAGAAGTAATGTATGAATCAACGGGACAAAACTCATCGTCCCAGAATAATTTGGTCTGCACTGGAGATCGGATCAAAAGCTCAGCAGATAATTGTGTGAAACATTATGGATGTATAGAATGTAAAATGGAAAAACAAACTGAAAATTTGCATTTTCTGTGA
- the LOC142552596 gene encoding pantothenate kinase 1-like isoform X2 translates to MEGVGIQERKQTLDQVSHVALDIGGTLIKVVYFSSSSNCSSDHKNIGSSDDGIDAFSGNLNYHLSGRLHFLKFETSKICECVQFISSKLLHHNGDRDDEKQANHKTRIKATGGGAFKFAELFKDKLGIILDKVDEMSSLVAGANFLLKAVHHEAFTYMDGQKEYVQIDQEDLYPYLLVNIGSGVSMIKVESDSKFERVSGTSVGGGTFWGLGKLLTKCKSFDELLELSHQGNNRVIDMLVGDIYGGMDYSKIGLTSTAIASSFGKAISKNKELEDYRAEDVARSLLRMISNNIGQIAYLNALRFGLKRIFFGGFFIRGHAYTMDTISVAVHYWSKGEAKALFLCHEGFLGALGSFLSFKGNGFAEVMYESTGQNSSSQNNLVCTGDRIKSSADNCVKHYGCIECKMEKQTENLHFL, encoded by the exons ATGGAGGGTGTTGGGATTCAAGAGAGAAAGCAGACTTTGGATCAAGTTTCGCATGTTGCCCTTGATATTGGAG GTACTCTCATTAAGGTGGTGTACTTCTCAAGCAGCAGTAATTGTTCCAGTGATCATAAAAATATTGGGTCTTCAGATGACGGAATAGATGCATTCAGTGGCAACTTAAATTACCATCTAAGTGGGAGGCttcattttttgaaatttgaaactAGCAAGATATGTGAATGCGTGCAATTTATTTCGTCCAAGCTCCTTCACCACAACG GTGATCGGGACGATGAGAAACAGGCCAATCACAAAACTAGGATCAAG GCTACCGGTGGTGGGGCATTCAAGTTTGCTGAATTATTCAAAGATAAGCTTGGTATTATTTTGGATAAGGTTGACGAGATGAGTTCTCTTGTTGCTGGAGCTAATTTTCTACTCAAG GCAGTACATCATGAAGCCTTTACATATATGGATGGTCAAAAGGAGTATGTACAAATTGATCAAGAAGATTTGTATCCTTATCTTCTTGTTAATATTGGGTCTGGGGTAAGCATGATCAAG GTAGAAAGTGACAGCAAGTTTGAGCGAGTCAGTGGAACAAGTGTTGGTGGTGGTACATTTTGGGGCTTGGGAAAACTTTTGACCAAATGCAAAAG TTTCGATGAATTGTTAGAATTGAGTCACCAGGGAAACAACAGAGTGATAGACATGCTTGTTGGAGACATATATGGTGGAATGGATTACTCGAAG ATTGGCCTCACATCAACAGCCATTGCTTCTAGCTTTGGTAAAGCAATATCCAAGAACAAAGAGCTGGAAGATTATAGAGCTGAAGATGTAGCAAGGTCCCTCTTAAGAATGATCTCAAATAATATTGGACAG ATAGCTTACTTGAATGCTTTACGCTTCGGACTCAAACGGATTTTTTTTGGAGGATTTTTCATTCGAGGTCATGCATACACAATGGACACTATTTCTGTCGCGGTTCATTACTG GTCAAAAGGTGAAGCAAAAGCTTTATTTTTGTGTCACGAAGGGTTTCTTGGGGCTTTGGGATCATTTTTGAGCTTCAAAGGGAATGGTTTTGCAGAAGTAATGTATGAATCAACGGGACAAAACTCATCGTCCCAGAATAATTTGGTCTGCACTGGAGATCGGATCAAAAGCTCAGCAGATAATTGTGTGAAACATTATGGATGTATAGAATGTAAAATGGAAAAACAAACTGAAAATTTGCATTTTCTGTGA
- the LOC142552596 gene encoding pantothenate kinase 1-like isoform X3 encodes MEGVGIQERKQTLDQVSHVALDIGVSFAIPLLVGTLIKVVYFSSSSNCSSDHKNIGSSDDGIDAFSGNLNYHLSGRLHFLKFETSKICECVQFISSKLLHHNGDRDDEKQANHKTRIKAVHHEAFTYMDGQKEYVQIDQEDLYPYLLVNIGSGVSMIKVESDSKFERVSGTSVGGGTFWGLGKLLTKCKSFDELLELSHQGNNRVIDMLVGDIYGGMDYSKIGLTSTAIASSFGKAISKNKELEDYRAEDVARSLLRMISNNIGQIAYLNALRFGLKRIFFGGFFIRGHAYTMDTISVAVHYWSKGEAKALFLCHEGFLGALGSFLSFKGNGFAEVMYESTGQNSSSQNNLVCTGDRIKSSADNCVKHYGCIECKMEKQTENLHFL; translated from the exons ATGGAGGGTGTTGGGATTCAAGAGAGAAAGCAGACTTTGGATCAAGTTTCGCATGTTGCCCTTGATATTGGAG TAAGCTTCGCCATACCTCTTTTGGTAGGTACTCTCATTAAGGTGGTGTACTTCTCAAGCAGCAGTAATTGTTCCAGTGATCATAAAAATATTGGGTCTTCAGATGACGGAATAGATGCATTCAGTGGCAACTTAAATTACCATCTAAGTGGGAGGCttcattttttgaaatttgaaactAGCAAGATATGTGAATGCGTGCAATTTATTTCGTCCAAGCTCCTTCACCACAACG GTGATCGGGACGATGAGAAACAGGCCAATCACAAAACTAGGATCAAG GCAGTACATCATGAAGCCTTTACATATATGGATGGTCAAAAGGAGTATGTACAAATTGATCAAGAAGATTTGTATCCTTATCTTCTTGTTAATATTGGGTCTGGGGTAAGCATGATCAAG GTAGAAAGTGACAGCAAGTTTGAGCGAGTCAGTGGAACAAGTGTTGGTGGTGGTACATTTTGGGGCTTGGGAAAACTTTTGACCAAATGCAAAAG TTTCGATGAATTGTTAGAATTGAGTCACCAGGGAAACAACAGAGTGATAGACATGCTTGTTGGAGACATATATGGTGGAATGGATTACTCGAAG ATTGGCCTCACATCAACAGCCATTGCTTCTAGCTTTGGTAAAGCAATATCCAAGAACAAAGAGCTGGAAGATTATAGAGCTGAAGATGTAGCAAGGTCCCTCTTAAGAATGATCTCAAATAATATTGGACAG ATAGCTTACTTGAATGCTTTACGCTTCGGACTCAAACGGATTTTTTTTGGAGGATTTTTCATTCGAGGTCATGCATACACAATGGACACTATTTCTGTCGCGGTTCATTACTG GTCAAAAGGTGAAGCAAAAGCTTTATTTTTGTGTCACGAAGGGTTTCTTGGGGCTTTGGGATCATTTTTGAGCTTCAAAGGGAATGGTTTTGCAGAAGTAATGTATGAATCAACGGGACAAAACTCATCGTCCCAGAATAATTTGGTCTGCACTGGAGATCGGATCAAAAGCTCAGCAGATAATTGTGTGAAACATTATGGATGTATAGAATGTAAAATGGAAAAACAAACTGAAAATTTGCATTTTCTGTGA
- the LOC142552596 gene encoding pantothenate kinase 1-like isoform X4, with the protein MEGVGIQERKQTLDQVSHVALDIGGDRDDEKQANHKTRIKATGGGAFKFAELFKDKLGIILDKVDEMSSLVAGANFLLKAVHHEAFTYMDGQKEYVQIDQEDLYPYLLVNIGSGVSMIKVESDSKFERVSGTSVGGGTFWGLGKLLTKCKSFDELLELSHQGNNRVIDMLVGDIYGGMDYSKIGLTSTAIASSFGKAISKNKELEDYRAEDVARSLLRMISNNIGQIAYLNALRFGLKRIFFGGFFIRGHAYTMDTISVAVHYWSKGEAKALFLCHEGFLGALGSFLSFKGNGFAEVMYESTGQNSSSQNNLVCTGDRIKSSADNCVKHYGCIECKMEKQTENLHFL; encoded by the exons ATGGAGGGTGTTGGGATTCAAGAGAGAAAGCAGACTTTGGATCAAGTTTCGCATGTTGCCCTTGATATTGGAG GTGATCGGGACGATGAGAAACAGGCCAATCACAAAACTAGGATCAAG GCTACCGGTGGTGGGGCATTCAAGTTTGCTGAATTATTCAAAGATAAGCTTGGTATTATTTTGGATAAGGTTGACGAGATGAGTTCTCTTGTTGCTGGAGCTAATTTTCTACTCAAG GCAGTACATCATGAAGCCTTTACATATATGGATGGTCAAAAGGAGTATGTACAAATTGATCAAGAAGATTTGTATCCTTATCTTCTTGTTAATATTGGGTCTGGGGTAAGCATGATCAAG GTAGAAAGTGACAGCAAGTTTGAGCGAGTCAGTGGAACAAGTGTTGGTGGTGGTACATTTTGGGGCTTGGGAAAACTTTTGACCAAATGCAAAAG TTTCGATGAATTGTTAGAATTGAGTCACCAGGGAAACAACAGAGTGATAGACATGCTTGTTGGAGACATATATGGTGGAATGGATTACTCGAAG ATTGGCCTCACATCAACAGCCATTGCTTCTAGCTTTGGTAAAGCAATATCCAAGAACAAAGAGCTGGAAGATTATAGAGCTGAAGATGTAGCAAGGTCCCTCTTAAGAATGATCTCAAATAATATTGGACAG ATAGCTTACTTGAATGCTTTACGCTTCGGACTCAAACGGATTTTTTTTGGAGGATTTTTCATTCGAGGTCATGCATACACAATGGACACTATTTCTGTCGCGGTTCATTACTG GTCAAAAGGTGAAGCAAAAGCTTTATTTTTGTGTCACGAAGGGTTTCTTGGGGCTTTGGGATCATTTTTGAGCTTCAAAGGGAATGGTTTTGCAGAAGTAATGTATGAATCAACGGGACAAAACTCATCGTCCCAGAATAATTTGGTCTGCACTGGAGATCGGATCAAAAGCTCAGCAGATAATTGTGTGAAACATTATGGATGTATAGAATGTAAAATGGAAAAACAAACTGAAAATTTGCATTTTCTGTGA
- the LOC142552596 gene encoding pantothenate kinase 1-like isoform X5 — translation MEGVGIQERKQTLDQVSHVALDIGGDRDDEKQANHKTRIKAVHHEAFTYMDGQKEYVQIDQEDLYPYLLVNIGSGVSMIKVESDSKFERVSGTSVGGGTFWGLGKLLTKCKSFDELLELSHQGNNRVIDMLVGDIYGGMDYSKIGLTSTAIASSFGKAISKNKELEDYRAEDVARSLLRMISNNIGQIAYLNALRFGLKRIFFGGFFIRGHAYTMDTISVAVHYWSKGEAKALFLCHEGFLGALGSFLSFKGNGFAEVMYESTGQNSSSQNNLVCTGDRIKSSADNCVKHYGCIECKMEKQTENLHFL, via the exons ATGGAGGGTGTTGGGATTCAAGAGAGAAAGCAGACTTTGGATCAAGTTTCGCATGTTGCCCTTGATATTGGAG GTGATCGGGACGATGAGAAACAGGCCAATCACAAAACTAGGATCAAG GCAGTACATCATGAAGCCTTTACATATATGGATGGTCAAAAGGAGTATGTACAAATTGATCAAGAAGATTTGTATCCTTATCTTCTTGTTAATATTGGGTCTGGGGTAAGCATGATCAAG GTAGAAAGTGACAGCAAGTTTGAGCGAGTCAGTGGAACAAGTGTTGGTGGTGGTACATTTTGGGGCTTGGGAAAACTTTTGACCAAATGCAAAAG TTTCGATGAATTGTTAGAATTGAGTCACCAGGGAAACAACAGAGTGATAGACATGCTTGTTGGAGACATATATGGTGGAATGGATTACTCGAAG ATTGGCCTCACATCAACAGCCATTGCTTCTAGCTTTGGTAAAGCAATATCCAAGAACAAAGAGCTGGAAGATTATAGAGCTGAAGATGTAGCAAGGTCCCTCTTAAGAATGATCTCAAATAATATTGGACAG ATAGCTTACTTGAATGCTTTACGCTTCGGACTCAAACGGATTTTTTTTGGAGGATTTTTCATTCGAGGTCATGCATACACAATGGACACTATTTCTGTCGCGGTTCATTACTG GTCAAAAGGTGAAGCAAAAGCTTTATTTTTGTGTCACGAAGGGTTTCTTGGGGCTTTGGGATCATTTTTGAGCTTCAAAGGGAATGGTTTTGCAGAAGTAATGTATGAATCAACGGGACAAAACTCATCGTCCCAGAATAATTTGGTCTGCACTGGAGATCGGATCAAAAGCTCAGCAGATAATTGTGTGAAACATTATGGATGTATAGAATGTAAAATGGAAAAACAAACTGAAAATTTGCATTTTCTGTGA